The following proteins are co-located in the Pontiella desulfatans genome:
- a CDS encoding alpha-L-fucosidase, whose translation MKKMMITAWALTAVTASFAEKTYEPTWESLDSRETPQWFPDAKFGIFIHWGLYSVPAFAPRGTYAEWYWHAKDGDQSGKHAAAVGRADATQQFHNRVYGEDFEYSDFRDQFTCEMFEPEHWAKVFKRSGAKYVVLTSKHHDGYCLWPSKEASTSFGMAWNSVDSGPKRDLVGDLTKAVRDEGGIKMGLYYSIWDWFNPYWPEAEQPTTGPKRKMNLPEEGRKKYIDEVMVPQIKDIVNRYQPAVIFSDGDWWMDDEKWGTKPALAWLYNHAPNKDEVVINDRWGKVRKKHGGYFTTEYGSGFADPSILWEENRGIGKSFGFSRVETFDDYNTGELLIYMLCDIVSRGGNFLLDIGPTADGRIPIVMEDRLIQIGEWLEVNGEAIFETRRWKKDCQWSAGEIKEYTKEEFHHGVPDPIIEMAKYPKEGQARKECYFTAKGDTVYAMITELPDEDEFEIKDIELSKGSKVTMLGVDGELEWEKEDGGIEVELPRLNPSKLPCNHVFTLKITGVK comes from the coding sequence ATGAAAAAAATGATGATTACTGCATGGGCTCTGACGGCCGTTACGGCCTCTTTTGCAGAGAAAACCTATGAGCCGACCTGGGAATCGCTCGATTCCCGCGAAACCCCGCAATGGTTTCCGGATGCCAAGTTCGGCATCTTTATTCACTGGGGGCTTTATTCTGTTCCGGCGTTTGCGCCGCGCGGTACCTATGCCGAATGGTATTGGCATGCCAAGGATGGCGATCAGTCCGGTAAGCATGCTGCCGCTGTCGGCCGGGCGGATGCCACACAGCAATTTCATAACCGGGTGTATGGTGAGGATTTTGAATATTCCGATTTTCGCGATCAGTTTACCTGCGAAATGTTTGAGCCGGAGCATTGGGCGAAAGTCTTCAAGCGCAGCGGTGCAAAATATGTGGTACTGACCTCCAAACACCACGACGGCTACTGCCTCTGGCCGAGCAAGGAAGCCTCCACAAGTTTCGGTATGGCCTGGAACTCCGTTGATTCGGGGCCGAAACGCGATTTGGTCGGCGACCTGACCAAAGCGGTACGCGATGAAGGCGGCATTAAGATGGGACTCTATTATTCCATCTGGGATTGGTTTAATCCCTATTGGCCGGAAGCGGAACAGCCGACCACCGGTCCTAAGCGCAAGATGAACCTGCCGGAAGAGGGTCGTAAAAAATATATTGATGAAGTCATGGTTCCTCAGATTAAGGATATTGTGAATCGATATCAACCGGCGGTCATTTTTTCCGACGGCGATTGGTGGATGGATGATGAGAAGTGGGGCACAAAGCCGGCGTTAGCCTGGCTCTATAATCACGCGCCTAACAAAGATGAAGTCGTCATCAACGACCGTTGGGGCAAGGTGCGCAAGAAACACGGCGGTTATTTTACTACGGAATACGGATCCGGCTTTGCAGATCCTAGCATTCTCTGGGAAGAAAACCGCGGCATTGGGAAATCCTTCGGTTTCAGCCGGGTAGAAACCTTCGATGATTATAATACCGGAGAGCTGCTGATCTATATGCTCTGCGATATTGTATCGCGCGGCGGCAACTTTCTGCTCGATATCGGCCCGACCGCCGACGGCCGTATTCCGATTGTGATGGAAGACCGCCTGATCCAGATCGGTGAATGGCTCGAAGTGAACGGCGAAGCGATCTTCGAAACGCGCCGTTGGAAAAAGGACTGCCAGTGGAGTGCGGGTGAAATTAAGGAATACACCAAAGAGGAATTCCATCACGGCGTGCCGGATCCGATCATTGAAATGGCTAAATATCCGAAAGAAGGCCAGGCGCGCAAAGAGTGTTACTTCACCGCCAAGGGCGATACGGTCTACGCCATGATCACGGAACTGCCGGATGAGGATGAGTTTGAGATTAAAGATATTGAACTCAGCAAAGGATCCAAAGTCACCATGCTGGGCGTTGATGGCGAACTGGAATGGGAAAAGGAAGATGGTGGAATTGAAGTGGAACTTCCTCGCCTCAACCCAAGCAAGTTACCCTGCAACCACGTCTTTACGCTGAAAATCACCGGCGTTAAATAG
- a CDS encoding arylsulfatase has protein sequence MNILKLCVVTGLVFGAVAASAEKPNVVIVITDDQGYGDLGCNGNTVIQTPNIDRLRTQGLQLDNYHVDPTCAPTRSALMTGRYSARVGVWHTVQGRNMLREREVTMADIFKDNGYATGIFGKWHLGDCYPYRPEDRGFTYTVYHGAGGVGQAPDYWGNDYFDDSYMKNGTWQTFEGFCTDVWFEEGIAFIEDHVKKDQPFFAYIAPNAPHGPFYCPEEYTKPYEGKEGVSKTEFYGMVTNIDDNMAKLMTRLDELGVADNTILIFTTDNGTSGGLYKGVGFNAGMRGQKNSEYDGGHRVPFIMRWPDGKIPAGKSVKQLTAHLDMLPTFIDLCGLEAPELEFDGTTIRDLLYSDGSQWPDRSLVVESQRVVDPIKWRKSAVMTDQWRLVNGEELFDIRNDPGQLTDLKDQHPEVFEQLRGNYETFWKEVSSEHHLTSYMKIGSDESPVVALSSHDWLTANVPWYQPHVMHGAMAKPAHWAVEVVRDGEYEISLRRWPVEADKPINAANGYKGFDFKQARMRVADVDKTREIPEGAKEVTFNVKLKKGLVELSPLFIGGGREATPYYVYITHQPKAGWQTPEGMGIPIYDPSYGRVPPQRLDQDHPTRNWEPKPGKNQ, from the coding sequence ATGAACATACTGAAACTATGTGTTGTTACAGGGCTTGTTTTCGGCGCGGTGGCTGCATCCGCTGAAAAGCCGAATGTGGTGATCGTGATTACGGACGATCAGGGCTATGGCGATCTTGGTTGCAATGGCAACACCGTCATCCAGACGCCGAACATTGACCGCCTGCGCACTCAGGGCCTTCAGTTGGATAACTATCATGTGGATCCCACCTGTGCGCCGACGCGTTCAGCGCTGATGACCGGCCGGTATTCCGCCCGGGTCGGGGTGTGGCATACGGTGCAGGGCCGGAACATGCTGCGGGAACGCGAAGTGACCATGGCCGACATTTTTAAAGATAACGGCTATGCAACCGGTATTTTCGGGAAGTGGCATTTGGGCGACTGCTATCCGTACCGTCCGGAAGATCGTGGGTTTACCTATACGGTTTATCATGGCGCCGGCGGGGTCGGTCAGGCTCCGGATTATTGGGGGAATGACTATTTTGATGACAGCTACATGAAAAATGGAACCTGGCAAACGTTTGAAGGGTTCTGCACCGATGTCTGGTTTGAGGAGGGCATCGCCTTCATCGAGGATCACGTTAAAAAGGATCAGCCGTTCTTTGCCTATATTGCGCCGAATGCACCCCATGGCCCGTTTTATTGTCCGGAGGAGTATACCAAACCCTACGAAGGGAAAGAGGGGGTTTCCAAGACTGAATTCTACGGCATGGTGACCAATATTGATGACAATATGGCGAAACTGATGACGCGGCTGGATGAGCTGGGTGTTGCCGATAATACCATTCTGATCTTCACCACGGATAACGGCACATCCGGCGGACTGTATAAAGGCGTCGGTTTTAATGCCGGGATGCGCGGTCAGAAAAATTCGGAGTATGACGGCGGTCATCGGGTGCCGTTTATCATGCGCTGGCCCGATGGAAAAATTCCTGCGGGTAAAAGCGTAAAACAACTGACGGCCCACCTTGATATGCTGCCCACCTTTATTGATCTCTGCGGATTGGAAGCACCGGAGCTCGAATTCGACGGGACCACTATTCGTGACCTGCTCTATTCCGATGGAAGTCAGTGGCCCGACCGTTCATTGGTAGTGGAATCTCAGCGCGTTGTGGATCCGATAAAATGGCGCAAGAGTGCTGTAATGACCGATCAATGGCGGTTGGTGAACGGCGAAGAACTTTTTGATATCCGGAACGATCCCGGTCAGCTGACCGATCTGAAAGACCAGCATCCCGAAGTTTTTGAGCAGCTGCGCGGGAACTATGAAACCTTCTGGAAAGAGGTGTCCAGTGAACATCATCTGACCAGCTATATGAAAATCGGTTCGGACGAATCGCCGGTGGTAGCCCTGTCCTCACACGATTGGTTGACGGCGAATGTGCCGTGGTATCAGCCGCACGTCATGCATGGCGCCATGGCCAAGCCGGCCCACTGGGCGGTGGAGGTGGTCCGTGATGGGGAATATGAAATTTCACTGCGCCGCTGGCCGGTCGAAGCCGATAAGCCGATCAATGCGGCCAATGGGTATAAAGGATTTGATTTTAAGCAGGCGCGCATGCGTGTTGCCGATGTGGATAAAACCAGGGAAATCCCTGAGGGCGCCAAAGAGGTGACCTTTAACGTGAAGTTGAAAAAGGGGCTGGTGGAACTGTCGCCTTTATTCATCGGCGGTGGCCGCGAAGCTACGCCGTATTATGTATATATCACCCATCAGCCGAAAGCCGGATGGCAGACGCCCGAAGGCATGGGGATTCCGATTTATGATCCATCCTATGGACGCGTCCCCCCGCAAAGACTGGATCAGGATCATCCGACCCGGAACTGGGAGCCGAAGCCCGGCAAAAACCAATAG
- a CDS encoding sulfatase family protein: MNTIKYLLAVWVIAMLGGRALASKPNILFIMSDDHTSQAIGAYGSRLAKLNPTPTIDKLAEEGVVMENAFCHNAICTPSRACIMTGQYSSINGCPTLNDPLPEEKQYLAHEMKKAGYQTAVIGKWHLKALPTAFDYYKVLQGQGDYFDPFFFETGATGVIKRQMTWGNKPWKTFEGAVEMKGHSTDCIADSALEWFKEKRDPDQPFFLKLHFKAPHDYFEYAPRYESYLEDVEIPEPSNLWKRESNGSIATRGHNDELLPYIGTSVGRRNLRRNYAEDEKTPWADKMDHSLNDEDIKRQAYQLYLKAYLRCVKGVDDNLKRVVDYLKAEGLYDNTVIMYTGDQGFYLGEHDYIDKRWAYEESMRMPFIVRYPKSIPAGSRTDAMVENVDYAPTMLEFAGVDTPDYMQGRSFKSIVESGKESNDWKKAAYYHYQMHKSAHDNPAHIAIRTKRYKLILFYGTGWKGESEPDTPPAWELYDLKQDPSENNNVYDNPEYAEVVQELKDDLKALRKQYKVDGSEFAYNKVINEFWEYGEAERTRAIEISNQMVQKHKDGTWTHNVKRTPKK, from the coding sequence ATGAATACGATTAAATATCTTTTAGCAGTTTGGGTCATTGCAATGCTCGGTGGGAGGGCCCTGGCATCAAAACCGAATATTCTCTTTATTATGTCGGACGACCATACCTCGCAGGCCATCGGGGCCTACGGCAGCCGGTTGGCGAAGCTGAATCCGACGCCGACGATCGATAAACTGGCCGAAGAGGGCGTGGTGATGGAAAATGCCTTCTGCCATAATGCCATCTGTACACCAAGCCGCGCCTGCATCATGACCGGGCAATACAGCTCCATTAATGGATGTCCGACGCTGAACGATCCGCTGCCGGAGGAAAAGCAGTACCTGGCCCATGAAATGAAAAAGGCGGGGTATCAGACAGCGGTCATCGGTAAGTGGCATCTCAAGGCGCTTCCGACCGCATTCGATTACTACAAAGTCCTGCAGGGGCAGGGGGACTACTTTGATCCATTCTTTTTTGAAACCGGAGCGACCGGTGTGATCAAACGGCAGATGACCTGGGGCAATAAACCCTGGAAAACCTTTGAAGGTGCCGTGGAGATGAAAGGCCACTCTACCGACTGCATTGCGGATTCCGCGCTGGAATGGTTTAAAGAAAAACGCGATCCGGATCAGCCGTTTTTCCTGAAGCTGCATTTTAAAGCCCCGCACGATTATTTTGAATATGCCCCGCGGTATGAATCCTATCTCGAAGATGTGGAAATTCCGGAACCTTCCAATCTTTGGAAACGGGAAAGCAACGGATCGATTGCCACGCGCGGTCACAACGATGAACTGCTGCCCTACATTGGAACGTCGGTCGGTCGCCGCAACCTGCGCCGGAATTATGCCGAGGACGAAAAAACGCCGTGGGCCGACAAGATGGATCACAGCCTGAATGATGAAGATATCAAACGTCAGGCCTACCAACTTTATCTGAAAGCCTACCTTCGCTGTGTAAAGGGGGTGGATGACAACCTCAAGCGTGTTGTTGATTACCTGAAGGCGGAAGGGCTCTATGATAATACCGTCATTATGTATACCGGCGATCAGGGGTTCTATCTCGGCGAGCATGACTATATTGACAAGCGCTGGGCTTATGAAGAATCCATGCGCATGCCGTTTATTGTACGCTATCCGAAATCCATTCCTGCGGGCAGCCGTACCGACGCCATGGTCGAAAATGTGGACTATGCACCGACGATGCTGGAGTTTGCCGGGGTGGATACGCCGGACTATATGCAGGGGCGCAGTTTTAAATCGATCGTTGAATCGGGCAAAGAGTCCAATGATTGGAAAAAGGCCGCGTACTATCATTATCAGATGCATAAGTCGGCCCATGATAATCCGGCGCATATCGCCATCCGCACCAAGCGCTATAAACTGATCCTGTTTTATGGAACCGGATGGAAGGGCGAGTCTGAGCCCGACACCCCGCCTGCCTGGGAGTTGTATGATCTGAAGCAGGATCCATCTGAAAACAACAATGTATACGACAATCCGGAATATGCTGAAGTGGTTCAGGAGCTGAAAGATGATTTGAAGGCGTTGCGGAAACAGTACAAAGTGGATGGATCTGAATTTGCGTATAACAAGGTGATCAATGAATTCTGGGAATATGGCGAAGCCGAACGGACCCGCGCGATCGAAATTTCCAACCAGATGGTGCAGAAGCATAAAGACGGCACCTGGACGCATAATGTGAAGCGTACGCCGAAAAAGTAA
- a CDS encoding transposase, which translates to MTEYEKGIREISREKYPETATLQAVVGVGPITALAYVLTLEDPKRFWKSRDVGPFLGLVPKRDQSGDTDKQLSITKAGNFALRRLLVGCAQYILGAFGPECELREFGLKLAERGGKNAKKRAVVAVARKLAVVLHRLWLDEASYDPFYQLSRKQLSHAV; encoded by the coding sequence ATCACCGAGTATGAAAAGGGTATTCGAGAGATCAGCAGAGAAAAGTATCCCGAAACCGCAACGCTGCAAGCGGTCGTTGGAGTGGGGCCGATCACCGCTCTGGCCTATGTACTCACGCTTGAAGACCCAAAGCGGTTTTGGAAGAGTCGGGATGTAGGGCCTTTCCTCGGACTGGTTCCCAAACGGGATCAATCGGGGGATACGGATAAGCAATTATCCATTACCAAGGCGGGTAACTTTGCACTACGTCGGTTGCTGGTCGGTTGCGCCCAATACATTCTCGGCGCATTCGGTCCGGAGTGTGAGCTGCGAGAGTTCGGGCTGAAGCTGGCCGAGCGCGGCGGGAAGAATGCCAAGAAGCGTGCGGTTGTTGCCGTGGCGCGGAAGCTCGCTGTGGTGCTGCACCGACTCTGGTTGGATGAAGCGAGCTACGATCCCTTCTATCAACTATCACGAAAGCAGTTGAGTCACGCGGTTTAA